One Calditerricola satsumensis genomic window carries:
- a CDS encoding DUF1405 domain-containing protein: protein MDGKQRDWRARWHALAARRDVMAALVVVNLLGTLYGYYWYREQLAATPLWLWPFVPDSPTASAAFTLVLAMALAGRSSGWVQAFAAVTMVKYGIWAPAVILTTGALGGPIPWQNWMLVASHLAMTLEALLYAFLYRVTPRQWWGVAAWTLLNDAVDYGLDVHPWMGPTLEPYDHLVGWATVGLSLAAVVAARRATAAWAHADTP from the coding sequence ATGGACGGGAAGCAGAGGGATTGGCGGGCAAGGTGGCATGCGCTTGCCGCACGGCGCGACGTGATGGCCGCCCTGGTGGTCGTCAACCTCTTGGGCACGCTGTACGGGTACTACTGGTACCGCGAGCAATTGGCGGCGACGCCGCTCTGGCTGTGGCCGTTCGTTCCCGACTCGCCAACGGCCAGCGCCGCCTTTACCCTCGTGTTGGCCATGGCCCTCGCCGGCCGCTCAAGCGGCTGGGTGCAGGCCTTTGCCGCGGTGACGATGGTCAAGTACGGAATCTGGGCGCCGGCGGTCATCCTGACGACCGGCGCGCTCGGCGGTCCGATTCCATGGCAAAATTGGATGCTCGTGGCTTCCCACCTGGCCATGACCCTTGAAGCGCTGCTCTATGCGTTCCTCTACCGCGTCACGCCTCGGCAGTGGTGGGGCGTGGCGGCGTGGACGCTCCTGAACGACGCCGTCGATTACGGCCTGGATGTCCACCCGTGGATGGGCCCAACCCTGGAGCCCTATGATCATCTTGTGGGATGGGCGACGGTGGGGCTGTCGCTGGCCGCCGTCGTCGCCGCGCGACGCGCCACGGCAGCGTGGGCGCATGCGGACA
- a CDS encoding DUF2487 family protein, whose amino-acid sequence MHWKSLNPEEWANLQPYVDTALLPVVHIDGTDWANALSRCARLATWADRVEQLLAGRLVRLPLLTLYGAATLDEAVAALKATFVHVVVLTDTAPFERPGIRVLSTNGQEGDVAARVAEEIVALWNRQERENPHND is encoded by the coding sequence ATGCATTGGAAATCCCTCAATCCCGAGGAGTGGGCCAATCTCCAGCCCTACGTGGATACGGCGTTGCTGCCGGTGGTGCACATCGACGGCACCGACTGGGCAAATGCCCTTTCCCGTTGCGCGCGACTGGCCACGTGGGCCGACCGCGTGGAGCAGCTTCTGGCCGGCCGCCTCGTCCGTTTACCGCTCCTGACGCTGTATGGCGCCGCAACCCTCGACGAGGCCGTGGCCGCCCTCAAGGCGACCTTTGTCCATGTCGTGGTGCTGACCGACACCGCGCCCTTTGAACGGCCCGGGATCCGCGTGCTGTCCACAAACGGGCAGGAAGGGGATGTGGCCGCGCGCGTGGCCGAGGAAATCGTCGCCCTGTGGAACCGGCAGGAACGGGAGAACCCGCACAACGATTAA
- a CDS encoding menaquinol-cytochrome c reductase cytochrome b/c subunit — MAGRHDKDVAYVGDSRVVKRRGGPLTPPDYSEFPGKTEPFYPNFLLKEWMVAVVCLVAFLVLTMAHPSPLEAPANPNDTSYIPLPDWYFFFLYQLLKYEYTSGPYTVVGTILIPGLAFTALLLAPWLDRGPKRRPKDRPVATSLMLLALAAIVFLTWAAVDERQKHVASQGGGSGAPTVDVSPDAPEGEKIWAKQTSCQGCHGVDLKGSGFAPSLEHVGSKLTKEEIIDIIKNGRGQMPPGQFQGSDEELEKLAEWLAEKK; from the coding sequence ATGGCAGGCCGTCACGACAAGGACGTGGCGTACGTTGGTGATTCACGGGTTGTAAAGCGGCGCGGCGGACCCCTGACGCCGCCGGATTACAGCGAGTTCCCCGGCAAAACCGAACCCTTTTACCCGAACTTTTTGCTGAAGGAATGGATGGTGGCCGTTGTTTGCCTGGTCGCCTTCTTGGTGCTGACGATGGCCCATCCGTCGCCGCTGGAGGCGCCGGCCAACCCCAACGACACGAGCTACATTCCGCTGCCCGACTGGTACTTCTTCTTCCTGTACCAGCTCTTGAAGTATGAGTACACGTCGGGTCCGTATACGGTTGTGGGTACGATCCTGATCCCGGGACTGGCCTTTACGGCGCTGCTCCTGGCCCCGTGGCTGGACCGCGGTCCGAAGCGCCGGCCGAAGGATCGTCCGGTGGCCACCAGCCTGATGCTGCTGGCCCTGGCCGCCATCGTGTTCCTGACCTGGGCGGCAGTGGACGAACGCCAGAAGCACGTGGCCAGCCAAGGCGGCGGCAGCGGTGCCCCGACAGTGGACGTCAGCCCGGACGCGCCGGAGGGCGAAAAGATCTGGGCCAAGCAAACGTCCTGTCAGGGCTGCCACGGCGTCGATCTTAAGGGAAGCGGCTTTGCGCCAAGCCTGGAGCACGTCGGCAGCAAGTTGACGAAAGAAGAGATCATCGACATCATCAAGAACGGCAGAGGGCAAATGCCGCCGGGACAGTTCCAAGGCTCCGACGAGGAACTGGAGAAGCTGGCCGAGTGGCTGGCCGAGAAAAAATGA
- the qcrB gene encoding menaquinol-cytochrome c reductase cytochrome b subunit — protein sequence MFQRIYQWLDERLNIGPLWRDLADHEVHEHVNPAHHFSAFVYCFGGLTFFITVIQILSGMFLTMYYVPDIMNAYQSVKYLQNEVAFGVIVRGMHHWGASLVIVMMFLHTLRVFFTGAYKHPREMNWVVGMLIFFVMLALGFTGYLLPWDQKAYWATVVGVKIAGSVPLIGPYIETFLKGGDVLGAQTLARFFAIHVFFLPGVLLALMGVHFILIRRQGISGPL from the coding sequence GTGTTCCAGAGGATCTACCAGTGGCTGGATGAACGGCTCAACATCGGTCCGCTGTGGCGCGACCTGGCCGATCACGAGGTGCACGAACACGTCAACCCCGCCCACCACTTTTCCGCGTTTGTCTACTGCTTCGGCGGTTTGACGTTTTTCATCACCGTGATTCAGATCCTGTCCGGCATGTTCCTTACGATGTACTACGTCCCGGACATCATGAACGCGTACCAGAGCGTGAAGTACCTGCAAAACGAAGTCGCCTTCGGCGTGATCGTCCGCGGCATGCACCACTGGGGCGCCAGCCTCGTCATCGTGATGATGTTCCTGCACACCCTGCGCGTCTTCTTCACCGGGGCCTACAAGCACCCGCGTGAGATGAACTGGGTAGTCGGGATGCTCATCTTCTTCGTCATGCTGGCCCTCGGGTTCACGGGGTACCTCTTGCCGTGGGACCAGAAGGCATACTGGGCAACGGTGGTCGGCGTCAAGATCGCCGGTTCCGTGCCGCTCATCGGGCCGTACATCGAAACCTTCCTCAAGGGCGGCGACGTTCTGGGGGCCCAAACGCTGGCGCGCTTCTTTGCCATCCACGTCTTCTTCCTGCCGGGGGTTCTGCTTGCGCTGATGGGCGTGCACTTCATCCTCATCCGCCGGCAAGGCATTTCCGGTCCGCTATGA
- a CDS encoding QcrA and Rieske domain-containing protein produces MSDKENGQGMSRRQFLTYTLMGTGAFMAAGILTPMLRFAVDPALKGTGDAGKVEVGKVDDFGPEYKLVKFKVKIKDGWHEEEAEKSAYIRNKDGKILALSPVCKHLGCQVQWNTSKDHPNHFYCPCHNGLYDENGINVPGTPPQAPLDEYEVEVKDGKILLSLTPKPRGGA; encoded by the coding sequence ATGAGCGACAAGGAAAACGGTCAGGGCATGTCGAGGCGGCAGTTCCTGACGTACACCCTCATGGGCACGGGGGCGTTCATGGCTGCCGGGATTCTCACGCCCATGCTCCGCTTTGCCGTTGACCCGGCGCTCAAAGGGACGGGTGACGCCGGCAAGGTCGAGGTGGGGAAGGTCGACGATTTCGGACCGGAGTACAAGCTGGTCAAGTTCAAGGTCAAGATCAAGGATGGCTGGCACGAGGAAGAGGCGGAAAAGTCGGCCTACATCCGCAACAAGGACGGCAAGATCTTGGCCTTGTCGCCGGTCTGCAAGCACCTCGGCTGCCAAGTGCAGTGGAACACAAGCAAGGATCACCCCAACCATTTCTACTGTCCGTGCCACAACGGGCTGTACGACGAAAACGGGATCAACGTCCCCGGTACGCCGCCGCAGGCTCCGCTGGACGAGTACGAAGTGGAAGTCAAGGACGGCAAGATCCTGCTCAGCCTGACGCCGAAGCCGAGAGGGGGGGCGTAA